In Novosphingobium kaempferiae, the DNA window GCAATGCAAGATCGGTCAGGCGAAGCATCCGCGCGCCTTTATACGCAGACGCGCCAAAGCGCCATGGCGGCGTGTGCCCGACCGCGCCACAGCACAGATGCAGCGGCGCTGCACATCATGACTGTTGGATAACGCAACTTAACTCTTCGCAGGCAAGTTCGACTGCCATCATTACGCAAAAATGCAGATGCGAATCGTTCATCGGCAAATGTCGAAGAATCGCACGGTATGAGCATCAAATTACCGTACAAAGAACACGACGAAACGCTTTTCATCCCATGATCGAGGTATACGTAAAAATACCATGATGCACTGCAATATAACAGCTTAACTTAGTTGACTCGCCTTCTGATTCTCCGAATAAACCCGGTCGATCAGACGCAATCGCGCCAGAAATGGGCACGGCCGGTTCGTCGAGTCATAGTCAGGGGGAACTATGCAGGGTGGTTGGGGCAAGTCGATCCTGGCGACGGCAGGATTATGCGCGGGCGGCTCTTCGGCAATCGTGGGAGGCAGCACCGGTGCGATGGCGCAGGTGATCCCCACCCGCCCGCAGGTGGAGCAGACCGTTCCCAAGGAAGACCTGCCCACGCAGCCCAAGGTCAACGTCGACAGCCGCAACGCCATCGCGCCCGCACCCTGCGCGCTTGCGGACTCGGACATCCGCGTCAACCTGACCGCGCTGGCGCTCGAACGGCCCGACGGCAGCCCGCTGCCGCAGGAATTGCAGGGTCTCCTGGCCGGTGTCGATGCGGACATGCACGGGGAACAGTCGATCGCCGTCGTCTGCCGCGTGCGCGATCGCATCAACCAGCGACTGAACGATGCAGGCTACGTCGCCCTCGCCCAGATTCCGGCGCAGCAGATCAGTGACGGAACGCTGCGCATCCAGATCGTCACCGCCCGCATCACCGAACTGCGCATCGTCGGCGATCCCGGCCCGTTCCGTGGCCAGCTGGAGAAGGCCGTGGAGCAGATCCGCGCGCTCGATCCGCTCAATCGCCGCGATGCCGAGCGTATCCTGCTGCTCACCGGCGACATTCCCGGCCTCGACGTCAACCTGACGCTGAGTTCCGCCAACGGCGCGCCCGGCGACGTGATCGGCATGCTCGGCGTGACCATCCAGCGCTTCGCCCTCACCGCCAACGTGCAGAACTACGGCTCGCACCAGCTCGGCCGCTGGGTCGGCTCGGTCCGGGCCGAGGCATTCGGGCTTACCGGCATGGCCGACCGCACGTTCGTCGCCTATTCCAACTCGGCGGACTGGGACGAAGTGCGCGTCGTTCAGGCCGGGCACGATTTCGGGCTCACGCAATCGGGACTGCGCCTCGGCCTGCGCGGCAGCCTTGCGACGTCGCGCCCCGACATCGAGAGCCTCGACCTGCGCTCCCGCTCGATCATCGCCGGTATCGACCTCAGCATGCCGGTGGTCCGCGATCTCGACCGCACCGTGCTGGCATCGGGCGGGTTCGAAATCATCAACCAGCGCACGCGATACCATGTAGACGACAAATCGCTGCCGTTCACTTACGACAAGCTGCGCGTCATCTACGCCCGCCTCGAAGGCGACTTTCGTTTCGACAACGGCATCCGCGAATTCCTGCGCGCCCGTGCCTCGCTGGAACTGCGCAAGGGCATCGACGTGCTCGACGCCACGAAGCAGGGCATCGTCTCCGCCAAGGGTGCGCCCAGCCGCCTTTACGGCGACCCGCAGGCCTTCGTCATCAAGGGCGACGTGGACTTCGAGCTCAAGCCTGCCGATGCGATCCAGATCGACTTCGGCGCCTTCGGGCAGTGGACCGACGATCCGCTGCTCAACCTCGAGGAATTCTCGCTCGGCAACTACACGCACGGACGCGGCTACGATCCGGGCTCGAACGGCGGCGACCGCGCCTATGGGTTCACGGTCGAGCCGCGCGTGAAGCTGCCGGTCCCGCGCTTCGGCGTGCAGGCGAGCGCCTTCTACGACTGGGTGCGGCTGGAGAACCTCGACCCCGGCACGCTTATTCCCAAGCGCACGCTGCGTTCGGTGGGCGGCGGGCTGCGGTTCCTGCTGCCCCGCACGCTCGTCCTCGATCTCACTTACGCACACCCGCTCGACAAGGTGCTTCCGACCGACACGAAGAAGCCGTCAGACCGCTTCCTCGTCTCGCTCACCGCCAAGCTGTTCTGAAGGGGAGAGGCAACATGACCGCCATCGTCCGCCGCACGCACTCTTCATCGTTCAAGACCCTCCACGCCTCGCTGCGCCTCGCCCTTCTCGGGTCGAGCGCGCTGGTCGGCTCGGCGACTCTGGCCGGGCAGGCAAGCGCCCAGTCGCTGCCGGTGCCCACCAACGCGGCCGAACCGGGCGTGACGTTCAGCGGTCCGGGCGGCGGCGCGCCGAACAACCGGATGGATGTCGACCTCGGCGGTGCCAGCCGCATCATCGACTTCAACAGCTACAACATCGGCACCGGAAACACCGCCCACTACTCGACCTCGGTGGCGGCGACCGATCTGGTAGCGGTCAACCGCGTCATCACGAGCGGCGGCGGCCCCTCGATGATAAACGGCACGCTGCAGGCCGATGCGGGCATTTCGGTGTGGCTCATCAACCAGGAAGGCATCAGCTACAACGGCAACACCACGCTGAACGGCGGCAGCCTGGTGCTGTCGACGCTGGACTTCGCCGACGCCGGAGCCGTACCCGGTGACGTTCCGCTGCGGTTCGCAGGGTCCAGCACCAGCGGCATCACCATCGGTGGCAACCTCAACGTCGCTGGCTCGATCGTCGCCATCGGCCAGCAGATCACGACCAACAGCGCGCTCACGGCGGGCAACGGCTCGGTCGTGCTCGTCGCGGCGAGCGACGTCACCTTCACCAACGGGCTCGGCAATCCGCTCAGCTTCACGGTCAATGCAGGCACCACGCTGGCCAGCGCCTCCGCCAGCCCCGTCAACGTGAACGGCAACCTGACCGGCAACTCGGTCGTCGTCGCGGGCGGCATGCAGAACAGCCTGACCGCCGCCCTGCTCAACATCTCCCCCACGGCGACGCTGACCGCCACCGCCGTAAACGGCACGGTGACGCTCGCCACCACCTCGACCGGCGCGGGGATCGACATCACCAACGGCGCCGGAGTGACACCGGGCATCGCGCTGGGCGGGAATCTGGTGACCACCGGAGCCGGCGGGGACGTTGTGGTCGCATCGGGCGGCGACCTCACCGGCAACGGCACCATTACCGCGCTGAACGACGCCAGCGTGAGCGCCGTCGGCGATATCGTCGCGACGACGGGCAGCTATACGGCCACCGGCGGCGCGCTGACCGTTGCCGCCGGTGGCGACGCGACGCTTGGCGCGCTGGCCGCCGGGACCGACATCGCCGTGTCGACCGACGGCAGCGCCACCCTCGGCGGCACCGTCTCGGCGGGCGGGATGCTCAACCTGATCTCGCTGGTCGATGCGACGATCAACGGCAACGTCACCACCGACGGCGACGTGTCGCTGGTCGTCCGGCGCGACACGACCATCGGCGGCGACATCGATGCGGGCGGTGCCTATTCGCTGGAGACCGGGCGGGATCTCGGCCAGTCGGGTGATGTCAGCGCGGCCGGTGACGTGCTTGTGGACGTCGGCGGTGACGCGAATGTCTCCGGCCTCCACGCATCCAATGGCGGGCTGACGTCGATCGGCGTGACGGGTGACGCCACGCTCGGCGCACTGACGGCAGCCACGGACGTCAGCGTGACCACGGGCGGCTTCGCGACGGTGAACGGCGCCGTTAACGCCGGGAACGACTTCCTGGTACTCTCCGGCACCGACACCACGCTTGCCGGAACCGTCACCGCGCGGGACGTGTCGCTGTCCTCGGGCCGCGACACGTTCGTGACCGGCAGCGTCAATGCCGCGCGGGACTTCCTCGTCACCGACACGCGGAACTACACGCAGTCCGGCACGGTCGTCGCCGGTCGCAACGTCGACCTGACCATCGACGCCGTCGCGCTCGCCACCGGCTCGGTCAGCGCCACCACCGGCTTCGTGGACATCACCGCCGACAGCGCGACATTCGCCGCGATCACCGCAGGCACGGACATCACGGCGGACATCACGAACGGTGCAGATTTCACCGGAGCGCTTTCCGCCGGTGGCGATGTCGAACTGACCGCAGGGACGGACCTCTTCGTCCGCAGCGGCGTCTCCGCAGGCCGGGCATACCGGACCACCGCCAACGCCGTCACGCTCGGCACGACCGGGGCGGCGGCGACGCAGACCGCGGGCGACGGTGTTCTCATCCACGCGCTCGGCGGCAACATCGTCGGCCTTGGCAGTCTCGTCCTGAGTTCGGACGCGAGCGCCGTGGGCATTCCTGCCCTCACCAACCTCGAACTGCGGGCCGATGCGGGCGAAGTGCGCTTCGGCATCGACACCGGCCTCGTCGCGGGGATGGCGGGCAGCCGGACCGACGTGATCGTCACCAGTGCGCCCAACATCGCGCTGGGCGACGTGACGGCGAACCGCCTGTTCACCGCAGGCGATACAGGCCTCCTGACCAGCGGCAGCATCGTCACCGACGACCTTGCCATCGACAGCGCCATCACCCTGACATCGACCACCGCCGGGGTGACCACCGGCACGCTGACCACCGGAGGCGCGATCGCGATCTCTGCGGCGGGCGACATCACCATCAATGCCGGTGCCGCCCCGACCAACCCCAGCGCGCAGGCGGGCACGACGATCAACCTCCTGAGCACGGGCGGCAGCGTGCGCGCGGACGGCGTGCTGGCGACGACCGCGGGCGACATCATCGTCAACGCCCTGCTCGACGTCTCGCTGGACGGAGCGAGCGCCAACGGCCTGCCCTCCGCCAGCGCCGTGGTCGTGCGCGCCGGGCGCGACATCCTGCGGGCGCGCGCGCTGACTTCGGCGAGCGACGACATCTTCATCCGCGCCGACGGCAATGCCGCGCTCGGAACGGTGACGGCCGCCGACGACATCGACATCACCGTGGGCGGCGCGCTGAGCTGGACCGCGCTGCAACTCACCGGCGGCGCGGACACCGCCCGCTTCGCCAACCTCTCGGGCGCGGCAGGCACCACGGGCGGCGTGGACTTCCTTGCGCCCGGCACGGACGCGCAACTGGCGAGCGGCCATGTCGTGCGCATCCGTGCGGGCAGCGTCGGCACGGCAGCAGGAGCGCCGGTCGGCCTCATCGCGCAGAACGTCACGTCCGGAGACTTCAGCGCCACCGCCCAGACCGGCGACATCCGCATCGGGCAGGTGACGTCTTCGGGCGACGTCAGCGTCATCGCCGACCAGGGTTCGATCACCGGCCTGCCCGCGCTGGCCCCGATCACCGGCGGCAGTATCGGCGGCACCGGCAGCGGCGCGGTGGACACCGTCCTGCTGGA includes these proteins:
- a CDS encoding ShlB/FhaC/HecB family hemolysin secretion/activation protein; this translates as MQGGWGKSILATAGLCAGGSSAIVGGSTGAMAQVIPTRPQVEQTVPKEDLPTQPKVNVDSRNAIAPAPCALADSDIRVNLTALALERPDGSPLPQELQGLLAGVDADMHGEQSIAVVCRVRDRINQRLNDAGYVALAQIPAQQISDGTLRIQIVTARITELRIVGDPGPFRGQLEKAVEQIRALDPLNRRDAERILLLTGDIPGLDVNLTLSSANGAPGDVIGMLGVTIQRFALTANVQNYGSHQLGRWVGSVRAEAFGLTGMADRTFVAYSNSADWDEVRVVQAGHDFGLTQSGLRLGLRGSLATSRPDIESLDLRSRSIIAGIDLSMPVVRDLDRTVLASGGFEIINQRTRYHVDDKSLPFTYDKLRVIYARLEGDFRFDNGIREFLRARASLELRKGIDVLDATKQGIVSAKGAPSRLYGDPQAFVIKGDVDFELKPADAIQIDFGAFGQWTDDPLLNLEEFSLGNYTHGRGYDPGSNGGDRAYGFTVEPRVKLPVPRFGVQASAFYDWVRLENLDPGTLIPKRTLRSVGGGLRFLLPRTLVLDLTYAHPLDKVLPTDTKKPSDRFLVSLTAKLF